In a genomic window of Paramicrobacterium chengjingii:
- the dinB gene encoding DNA polymerase IV, translating to MSRQDGRARRISGDDVDDTGAHILHVDLDAFFASVELLDRPDLRGKPVIVGGREGRSVVTTATYEARAYGVGSAMPMARALQLCPKAIVVSPRHELYRLYSKRVMSIFDDITPMVEKLSIDEAFLDVYGARRLLGSPAAIARLIRQRVYDDTGLTCSVGAAETKFVAKLASGMAKPDGVLVVPPAQTQEFLRPLPIRALAGVGGKTEEALQRLGLRTVADVAEIPIGALRSAVGDASATRLHELASGRDPRQIVTEQSEKSIGHEITFHDDVVDPATLERELLRLSDRVGARLRAAGVTAGGVALKLRYSDFTTLSRSRRLPEATSVARRLYESSVELFRELEVRGRPVRLIGVRAERLSEGAPSMSLWDPDEEWRDAESTVDQLRGRFGVDAVTSASLLTPRPSTAGGTRHPGQRGT from the coding sequence ATGTCACGTCAAGACGGTCGCGCCCGCCGCATCTCCGGTGATGACGTCGACGACACGGGCGCGCACATTCTGCACGTGGATCTTGATGCGTTCTTTGCATCCGTTGAACTCCTCGATCGCCCGGACCTGCGCGGTAAACCCGTCATCGTCGGAGGGCGCGAAGGGCGTTCCGTTGTGACGACAGCGACGTACGAGGCGCGAGCATATGGCGTCGGATCGGCGATGCCGATGGCGCGTGCGCTGCAGCTGTGCCCGAAGGCCATTGTCGTGTCCCCTCGACACGAGCTGTACCGTCTCTATTCGAAGCGTGTGATGAGCATTTTCGACGACATTACGCCGATGGTCGAGAAGCTGAGCATCGACGAGGCATTTCTCGACGTTTACGGTGCAAGGCGACTTCTCGGCAGCCCCGCGGCGATCGCGCGGCTGATTCGTCAGCGTGTCTATGACGACACTGGTCTCACCTGCTCAGTCGGAGCAGCGGAAACAAAGTTCGTCGCCAAGCTGGCTTCGGGAATGGCCAAACCCGACGGAGTCCTCGTCGTTCCGCCCGCTCAGACACAGGAGTTTCTGCGCCCGCTTCCGATTCGGGCGTTAGCCGGTGTCGGAGGAAAGACCGAGGAGGCTTTGCAACGCCTTGGCCTCAGAACCGTCGCCGATGTCGCCGAGATACCCATTGGCGCTCTGCGCTCTGCCGTCGGCGACGCGTCGGCGACGCGACTTCATGAACTCGCATCCGGTCGAGATCCGCGCCAGATCGTGACAGAGCAGAGTGAGAAGAGCATCGGCCACGAGATCACCTTCCACGATGACGTTGTGGATCCAGCGACGTTGGAGCGTGAACTGCTTCGATTGAGCGATCGGGTGGGGGCGAGATTGCGAGCCGCCGGTGTCACTGCGGGAGGTGTTGCGCTCAAACTTCGCTACAGCGACTTCACCACCCTCAGCAGGTCTCGGCGTCTTCCTGAAGCCACCAGTGTTGCCCGCCGCCTGTATGAGTCGAGCGTTGAGCTGTTCCGCGAACTCGAGGTGAGGGGCAGGCCTGTGCGTCTGATTGGTGTGCGGGCCGAGCGGCTCTCCGAGGGCGCCCCATCGATGAGTCTCTGGGATCCAGATGAAGAGTGGCGTGACGCTGAGAGCACCGTCGACCAATTGCGGGGTCGCTTTGGAGTGGATGCCGTTACGTCGGCGTCACTTCTCACTCCCCGCCCCTCTACGGCCGGAGGAACGCGACATCCTGGGCAGCGAGGCACCTGA
- a CDS encoding spore germination protein GerW family protein translates to MGNVALELADKFKSVGVTTVYGEVVDVDGVKIVPVAIATYGFGAGEGDATGDLKGEKSAGAQGGGGGGGGMSMPVGAYIRTGDSVRFEPNLISLLAVGVPLVCVAGTALKGIIKALKK, encoded by the coding sequence ATGGGAAACGTAGCCTTGGAACTCGCAGACAAGTTCAAGTCCGTCGGCGTCACGACAGTGTATGGCGAAGTCGTTGATGTCGACGGTGTGAAGATCGTCCCGGTGGCCATCGCCACTTACGGCTTCGGCGCCGGTGAGGGTGACGCTACAGGTGACCTTAAAGGCGAAAAGAGCGCTGGAGCGCAGGGCGGAGGCGGCGGAGGTGGCGGCATGAGCATGCCCGTCGGCGCATACATTCGTACAGGAGACTCTGTTCGATTCGAACCCAATCTGATCTCTCTTCTCGCCGTTGGCGTGCCCCTTGTCTGCGTCGCAGGAACCGCGCTTAAGGGAATAATCAAAGCTCTCAAAAAGTAG
- a CDS encoding ECF transporter S component, translating into MQTTNSSSATSTRRNLRWRVVDIVVASIIGVASGVVFLFWNVAYGPLSLPLAVTPGLSALLGGGWLFAGVLGGLIIRKPGAALFAELVAAVVSALVGNQWGFSTLIWGLVQGLGAEIVFAAFLYGSYRLYVALLAGLGAGIAMAFLDTTFTDYAVLDPAFKAVYYVSAALSGVLIAGLLSWAAMRGLASAGALSRFAAGREVRRKAS; encoded by the coding sequence GTGCAGACAACCAATTCATCATCCGCGACGTCAACGCGGCGAAATCTCCGCTGGCGCGTTGTCGACATCGTCGTGGCCAGCATTATCGGCGTTGCGTCCGGTGTCGTCTTCCTCTTCTGGAACGTCGCATACGGTCCGCTCAGTTTGCCGCTCGCCGTTACCCCAGGTCTCAGTGCACTGCTTGGCGGTGGCTGGCTGTTTGCCGGGGTGCTTGGCGGGTTGATCATCCGCAAGCCGGGAGCCGCGCTGTTTGCGGAGCTCGTTGCCGCTGTGGTGTCCGCTCTCGTCGGCAACCAATGGGGCTTTTCGACGCTCATCTGGGGCCTCGTTCAGGGGCTCGGCGCTGAGATCGTCTTCGCGGCGTTCCTCTATGGCAGCTACCGGCTGTATGTCGCGCTGCTTGCGGGTCTCGGCGCAGGCATCGCGATGGCTTTTCTCGACACGACATTCACCGATTACGCCGTTCTCGACCCGGCGTTCAAAGCGGTCTATTATGTGTCCGCGGCACTTTCCGGTGTGCTCATCGCTGGGCTGCTGTCGTGGGCCGCGATGCGCGGCCTCGCTTCGGCTGGCGCGCTGAGCCGCTTTGCCGCAGGCCGCGAGGTGCGACGGAAGGCTTCGTAG
- a CDS encoding ABC transporter ATP-binding protein — protein sequence MSGAHVRVSGWGWTHAGRARAAVTGIDLTIEPGERVLLLGASGAGKSTLLHGLAGVLGGDEEGDQTGSIAVDGRVPSEARGVVGLVLQDPDSQIVMARVGDDVAFACENLGVPRDEIWRRVRWALDAVGLDVPLDHPTSQLSGGQVQRLVIAGILAMKPRLLLLDEPTANLDPDGIREVRDVVAHVARETGMTLVVVEHRVAVWSDVVTRAVVLEPGGGVLAEGDARDVLTAEGEQLAERGIWVPEYPPVVPEMPSRTPGELLMRAEGLAVGRTQFGTKEPVVAASDLSFDLNSGMTTAVLGVNGAGKSTLALSIAGLLPPTAGVLRATPALADSIGTEPRRWRSRDLLTRIGTVFQHPEHQFLTGRVRAELAIGPRALRLSNDEVNRRTSEMLERLKLEHLADANPFTLSGGEKRRLSVATVLATRPRMLVLDEPTFGQDAQTWRELVLLLRGLVDEGACVVAVTHDEPLVDALADDTIRLGRPQEVLR from the coding sequence GTGTCGGGCGCGCATGTTCGCGTCAGCGGCTGGGGGTGGACCCATGCCGGGCGTGCTCGGGCGGCGGTCACGGGTATTGATCTCACGATCGAGCCAGGTGAGAGAGTGTTGCTTCTGGGTGCCTCCGGGGCGGGAAAATCCACGCTACTCCATGGGCTCGCTGGGGTCCTCGGAGGCGACGAAGAGGGCGATCAGACGGGATCCATCGCCGTGGACGGCCGCGTGCCGTCCGAGGCCCGTGGAGTTGTCGGCCTTGTGCTTCAGGACCCAGACAGTCAGATCGTGATGGCCCGCGTGGGCGACGACGTTGCGTTTGCCTGCGAGAACCTCGGTGTTCCGCGAGACGAGATCTGGCGCCGCGTGAGGTGGGCCCTGGATGCTGTGGGTCTGGACGTGCCTCTTGATCATCCAACTTCTCAGCTGTCCGGGGGGCAGGTGCAGCGGCTTGTCATCGCCGGAATCCTCGCGATGAAGCCTCGGCTGCTTCTGCTCGACGAGCCGACAGCCAACCTCGACCCTGACGGCATCCGCGAAGTTCGTGACGTCGTGGCGCATGTGGCGCGCGAGACAGGTATGACTCTCGTTGTCGTGGAACATAGGGTCGCCGTCTGGAGCGACGTCGTCACACGTGCTGTCGTTCTCGAACCGGGAGGCGGCGTGCTCGCAGAGGGCGACGCACGAGATGTTCTCACCGCGGAAGGCGAGCAGCTCGCTGAGCGGGGAATCTGGGTGCCGGAGTACCCTCCCGTGGTTCCCGAGATGCCCTCCCGCACGCCCGGTGAGCTTCTGATGCGCGCGGAGGGGCTCGCGGTTGGGCGGACACAATTCGGCACGAAGGAGCCCGTCGTCGCGGCATCCGATCTATCATTCGATCTCAATTCGGGTATGACAACCGCGGTTCTCGGAGTCAACGGCGCGGGCAAGAGCACGCTCGCGCTATCGATCGCCGGACTCCTGCCCCCGACAGCCGGTGTGCTTCGTGCGACTCCGGCTCTTGCCGACAGCATTGGTACCGAGCCACGACGGTGGAGGTCGCGTGACTTGCTGACCCGCATCGGCACAGTGTTTCAGCATCCTGAGCACCAGTTTCTGACTGGTCGGGTGCGTGCCGAGCTCGCGATTGGCCCGCGAGCTCTGCGACTCAGCAACGACGAGGTGAATCGGCGTACGAGCGAGATGCTTGAACGTCTTAAGCTCGAACACCTGGCCGATGCGAATCCTTTCACGCTCTCCGGGGGAGAGAAGAGGCGATTGTCCGTTGCGACGGTGCTCGCCACCCGTCCGCGCATGCTCGTACTCGATGAGCCAACTTTTGGACAGGACGCCCAAACCTGGCGAGAACTCGTCCTGCTGCTTCGCGGGCTTGTCGATGAGGGAGCGTGCGTCGTCGCGGTGACCCACGACGAGCCGCTCGTCGACGCGCTCGCCGACGACACGATTCGGTTGGGCCGTCCGCAGGAGGTTTTGCGATGA
- a CDS encoding energy-coupling factor transporter transmembrane component T family protein: MTAMTPDIAPSLVARINPVAKLIAALVVSITLLLSVDIVSASVALVLTLALVGFAGLTARSFWIRTAPVWFAAPFAAITTILYGEDSGEQLLGFGIATISEGSLLLGVAIMLRVLAIGIPGVVLMATTDPTELADGLSQVLKLPARFVLGALAGMRMIGLFIDDWRAMGQARRARGVADTGAIRRFAAQAFALLVLAIRRGSKLATAMEAKGFGAETERTWARESTFRGPETMLVVVGVLIAGAAVISAVVAGTWSFVIG, translated from the coding sequence ATGACTGCAATGACGCCGGACATCGCGCCGTCGCTCGTTGCGCGCATCAACCCGGTAGCCAAGTTGATTGCCGCACTCGTGGTTAGCATCACGTTGCTGCTGTCCGTGGACATCGTTTCGGCCTCCGTCGCGCTCGTACTGACACTTGCGCTCGTCGGCTTCGCTGGGTTGACCGCGCGATCGTTTTGGATTCGAACGGCACCCGTGTGGTTTGCCGCCCCCTTTGCCGCGATCACGACGATTTTGTACGGAGAAGACTCGGGGGAGCAGCTGCTGGGGTTCGGCATCGCAACGATCAGCGAAGGCTCGCTGCTGTTGGGCGTTGCGATCATGCTTCGGGTTCTCGCGATCGGCATTCCTGGAGTGGTGCTTATGGCGACGACCGATCCCACCGAGCTCGCTGACGGGTTGTCGCAGGTGCTGAAACTTCCGGCGCGTTTCGTACTCGGCGCGCTGGCTGGCATGCGCATGATCGGTCTCTTTATCGACGACTGGCGCGCGATGGGCCAGGCCCGCCGAGCCCGCGGGGTTGCCGATACGGGCGCGATCAGGCGATTCGCAGCGCAGGCATTCGCTTTGCTCGTGCTGGCGATCCGGCGGGGAAGCAAACTCGCAACGGCGATGGAAGCAAAAGGCTTTGGGGCGGAGACGGAGCGAACGTGGGCTCGGGAATCCACGTTCAGAGGCCCGGAGACCATGCTCGTGGTCGTTGGTGTGCTGATTGCGGGTGCCGCCGTGATCAGTGCCGTTGTCGCGGGGACATGGAGCTTTGTCATTGGCTGA
- a CDS encoding metallopeptidase family protein: MSADEFEELVSDEFDQLPDDMLSGLENVAIFIEDLPEDGSMSLLGLYHGVALTERGQYGFGELPDTISIYRRPLLAIVDDEEQLRNQVHITLVHEIAHFYGIGDAELHRLGWA, from the coding sequence ATGAGTGCCGACGAGTTCGAAGAACTGGTCAGTGACGAGTTCGACCAGCTTCCAGACGACATGCTGTCAGGGCTCGAGAACGTAGCGATTTTCATCGAAGATCTTCCAGAAGACGGATCGATGTCGCTGCTCGGCCTCTATCACGGGGTAGCGCTCACCGAAAGGGGCCAGTATGGCTTCGGTGAGCTGCCCGACACCATCAGCATCTACCGACGCCCGCTGTTGGCGATTGTGGATGACGAAGAGCAGCTTCGCAATCAGGTGCACATCACGTTGGTGCACGAAATCGCGCACTTCTATGGCATTGGCGACGCAGAGTTGCACCGTCTCGGCTGGGCGTAG
- the orn gene encoding oligoribonuclease, whose protein sequence is MSNLSDHLVWIDCEMTGLDVSVDELVEVAVVITDFDLNIIDEGFDIVIKPNDSALSNMNDFVTEMHRSSGLLEEIPNGVSLADAEFQVLEYIQKHVPEERKAPLAGNTIGTDRAFLARYMPRLDAHLHYRNVDVSSVKELSRRWFPRAYFNAPKKDGGHRALADILESIRELQYYRKIVFVPEPGPTSDEAKAVAKSLESQTTPKV, encoded by the coding sequence ATGAGCAATCTCAGCGACCACTTGGTGTGGATCGACTGCGAGATGACTGGGCTCGACGTTTCTGTCGACGAGCTGGTCGAGGTCGCGGTCGTCATAACGGATTTCGATCTCAATATCATCGACGAGGGCTTCGACATCGTCATCAAACCGAATGACTCGGCCCTGTCGAACATGAATGATTTCGTCACCGAGATGCACAGAAGCTCTGGTCTGCTCGAAGAGATCCCCAACGGCGTCAGTCTTGCTGACGCTGAGTTCCAGGTGCTCGAATACATTCAGAAGCACGTTCCCGAAGAGCGCAAAGCGCCGCTCGCCGGAAACACGATCGGCACTGACCGTGCATTCCTCGCGCGGTACATGCCGCGTCTCGATGCTCACCTGCACTATCGCAACGTGGATGTCTCGTCAGTCAAGGAGCTGTCACGCCGGTGGTTCCCGCGCGCGTACTTCAATGCGCCGAAGAAAGATGGCGGGCACCGGGCACTTGCTGACATCCTTGAGTCGATCCGAGAGCTGCAGTATTACCGCAAGATCGTGTTCGTCCCGGAGCCCGGGCCGACGTCTGACGAGGCAAAAGCAGTGGCGAAGTCGCTCGAGTCGCAAACCACTCCGAAGGTGTAA
- a CDS encoding DUF2207 domain-containing protein, whose amino-acid sequence MFGFIITLLIIWLVLAVLGFVIKGLVWLAIIGIVLFVATLIWGFIRRSMANKNTP is encoded by the coding sequence ATGTTCGGGTTCATCATCACACTGCTCATCATTTGGCTGGTCTTGGCGGTCCTTGGGTTCGTGATCAAGGGACTCGTCTGGCTCGCAATCATCGGCATCGTTCTCTTCGTCGCCACACTGATCTGGGGATTCATTCGCCGGTCGATGGCGAACAAGAACACACCATAG
- a CDS encoding class I SAM-dependent methyltransferase, whose protein sequence is MNRVTAPDLTPVEKTIYLTVVSRARDADSREPILDDFWSVRVLDGVDYDFDALRMPVKEKFTVAIRGKQLDDWCRDFIRRHPDAVVIDLGCGLDDRSRRVSPPDGVDWYDVDFDAVMSFRSRLSTPRSLTGTVHEVRGDATEGSWVDELPTGRPVFVIADGFIPFIQEDRLRTLVRQLIDHFPSGEIGLNGYTTLAARLLKQITAMKAIGLMPDMGAAFDDPRTPELWDSRLRLAERSMLSTSPYVARMPVGQRIACRVLNWFPALAAKSDAGVLLYRF, encoded by the coding sequence ATGAACAGAGTCACCGCGCCCGATCTCACCCCCGTTGAGAAGACCATCTACCTCACGGTGGTCTCGCGCGCCCGTGATGCGGACTCGCGTGAACCGATCCTGGATGACTTCTGGTCTGTGCGTGTTCTCGACGGAGTCGACTACGACTTCGACGCGCTCCGGATGCCGGTGAAAGAGAAGTTCACGGTCGCGATTCGCGGCAAGCAGCTCGATGATTGGTGTCGGGACTTCATTCGGCGTCATCCAGATGCCGTCGTGATCGACCTCGGATGCGGCCTCGACGATCGCTCGCGGAGAGTCTCACCCCCTGACGGGGTCGATTGGTATGACGTCGATTTCGACGCCGTCATGAGCTTCCGTTCCCGATTGTCGACCCCTCGTTCCTTGACCGGAACGGTGCATGAGGTGCGAGGCGACGCGACCGAGGGCAGCTGGGTCGATGAGTTGCCGACCGGTCGGCCGGTATTTGTCATCGCCGACGGCTTCATTCCGTTCATCCAGGAGGACCGCTTGAGAACCCTGGTACGTCAACTGATCGACCATTTCCCTTCCGGTGAGATTGGGCTGAACGGCTACACGACGCTCGCTGCCCGACTCCTCAAACAAATCACGGCGATGAAGGCGATCGGCTTGATGCCTGACATGGGGGCGGCGTTCGATGATCCGCGAACACCCGAGCTCTGGGACTCGCGCCTGCGACTGGCAGAGAGATCGATGCTGAGCACGTCACCCTACGTCGCACGAATGCCGGTCGGGCAGCGTATCGCGTGCCGAGTGCTCAATTGGTTTCCCGCCCTTGCCGCAAAGAGTGACGCCGGGGTGCTGCTGTACCGTTTTTGA
- a CDS encoding TetR/AcrR family transcriptional regulator — translation MTNQLSRPRRTRNAARTTAQILETAQTEFAKSGFSGARVDRIALDSGTNKALLFQRFDDKAGLYAAVLERVRQDASATRATFVARVTSTDKPRSSAQFHELVRRLVEVNIAFLVQHPKAAAILHWERASGWVAFRQAALDSIDEPGSTLLALFEDAAEHGWIRSTPSPAVQLAMTFDVPHTHFASLSRHGSPVAQTAEWEFVSGFVADGLVEQGDAR, via the coding sequence GTGACGAATCAACTCTCTCGGCCTCGCCGCACCAGGAATGCTGCCCGCACGACGGCTCAGATTCTCGAAACCGCGCAGACAGAGTTCGCCAAAAGCGGTTTCTCGGGCGCACGGGTCGACCGCATAGCTCTCGATTCAGGCACAAACAAGGCCCTGCTCTTCCAGCGGTTCGACGACAAAGCAGGGCTCTATGCAGCCGTGTTGGAGAGGGTTCGCCAGGATGCCTCCGCTACGCGCGCCACATTTGTCGCCCGTGTGACGTCGACGGATAAGCCGCGCTCTTCGGCGCAGTTCCACGAGCTCGTGCGACGGCTCGTGGAAGTCAACATCGCCTTCTTGGTGCAGCATCCCAAGGCTGCGGCGATACTGCACTGGGAGCGGGCCTCCGGGTGGGTTGCCTTTCGTCAGGCCGCACTCGACTCCATCGACGAGCCGGGCTCGACTCTGCTCGCTTTGTTTGAGGATGCCGCCGAGCACGGTTGGATCCGATCGACGCCGTCGCCCGCTGTTCAGCTCGCGATGACGTTCGACGTGCCGCATACCCACTTCGCCTCCCTGTCGAGACATGGCAGCCCCGTTGCGCAAACGGCCGAGTGGGAATTTGTCTCCGGGTTCGTCGCGGACGGCCTGGTCGAGCAGGGAGACGCCCGATGA
- a CDS encoding YggS family pyridoxal phosphate-dependent enzyme, whose protein sequence is MTDQPDAVSSTYATAETTAQFAENIRDVRTRIDVAAQRAGRSSADVRLLPVSKTVPEERIRLAVEAGATFLGENKVQEALRKSENLADIVELDWAVIGHLQTNKAKYVARFAAEFHALDSMRLAEALQRRLDIEDRTLEVYVQVNTSGEQSKFGLEPADAEGFVRELASFDRLNVAGFMTLAVFSSDEERVRRCFTVLRELRDRVCAEAPGGLQPHGLSMGMSGDFEAAIDEGATTVRVGQAIFGSRALPDSYYWPTGTGDLEGSA, encoded by the coding sequence GTGACTGATCAGCCGGACGCTGTCTCGTCGACGTACGCGACAGCCGAGACGACAGCGCAGTTCGCCGAGAACATTCGCGACGTGCGCACTCGAATCGATGTCGCGGCCCAACGGGCAGGGCGAAGCTCAGCGGATGTGCGCCTTCTCCCGGTGTCGAAGACGGTGCCCGAAGAACGGATCCGGCTCGCCGTCGAGGCGGGCGCGACATTCCTCGGCGAGAACAAGGTGCAAGAAGCCTTGCGCAAGTCCGAGAACCTCGCCGACATTGTGGAGCTCGATTGGGCGGTGATCGGCCATCTGCAGACGAACAAGGCAAAGTACGTTGCCCGATTTGCCGCGGAGTTCCACGCGCTTGACAGCATGCGCCTCGCCGAGGCTCTGCAGCGCCGGCTCGACATCGAAGATCGCACTCTCGAGGTGTACGTACAGGTGAATACCTCGGGTGAACAGAGCAAGTTCGGGCTCGAGCCTGCGGATGCCGAGGGTTTCGTGCGCGAGCTGGCATCCTTCGATCGTCTGAATGTTGCCGGCTTCATGACGCTCGCCGTATTCAGCTCAGACGAAGAACGTGTGCGAAGGTGTTTCACCGTCTTGCGTGAACTTCGTGATCGGGTGTGCGCAGAGGCACCGGGTGGGTTGCAACCCCACGGCCTCTCGATGGGAATGTCGGGAGACTTCGAGGCGGCCATCGATGAGGGCGCAACAACGGTGCGTGTCGGTCAGGCCATCTTCGGCTCCCGTGCCCTCCCTGACAGCTATTACTGGCCGACGGGAACGGGCGACTTAGAGGGCTCCGCATGA
- a CDS encoding PfkB family carbohydrate kinase — MTVEPTVLTSGWEMDRRPVDAVVISSQVTYGAVGNAATVRVLTEAGHRCVHVPTVILGTLPHYPRLHGGALPDEWLVGILDDLLDLDALQSTKYVLVGYLAHAGQARILAEWFTRLRTRAPHVQLVVDPAMGDDDVGMYTEPAVAESYGVHLLPLAVGLTPNRFELGLMTDAVVDTAASIEAAALQLLPAGGWVIVTSVDGSNDGSVGNLIITAEATTPVEHARIETRAKGAGDIFAATVIARLLAGDSVARAADVAGSAVAHAIQRAEGLLD; from the coding sequence ATGACGGTTGAACCCACGGTGCTCACGAGCGGCTGGGAGATGGACAGGCGCCCGGTGGACGCCGTGGTGATCAGCTCCCAGGTCACCTACGGGGCAGTCGGAAATGCGGCGACGGTCCGTGTGCTGACCGAAGCCGGACATCGCTGCGTTCACGTTCCGACAGTGATCCTCGGAACGCTTCCGCATTACCCTCGGTTGCACGGCGGAGCACTTCCCGATGAGTGGCTCGTCGGCATCCTCGATGACCTTCTTGATTTGGATGCACTGCAATCAACGAAGTATGTTCTGGTGGGCTACCTCGCTCACGCGGGACAGGCCCGAATTCTCGCAGAGTGGTTCACACGGCTCCGCACACGGGCGCCTCACGTTCAGCTCGTCGTCGACCCGGCGATGGGTGACGACGATGTCGGAATGTACACGGAGCCTGCTGTCGCCGAATCGTACGGCGTCCACCTGCTGCCGCTCGCCGTCGGACTCACCCCCAACCGCTTCGAGCTCGGTCTCATGACGGATGCTGTCGTTGACACAGCGGCGTCCATCGAGGCTGCCGCTTTGCAATTGCTACCCGCTGGCGGGTGGGTGATCGTGACGAGTGTTGACGGCAGCAATGATGGCTCGGTGGGAAATCTCATCATCACTGCCGAGGCGACCACGCCGGTTGAACATGCGCGAATCGAGACGAGGGCAAAGGGAGCGGGGGATATCTTCGCCGCAACGGTGATTGCGCGTCTTCTAGCCGGAGATTCGGTTGCTCGCGCGGCGGACGTTGCCGGGTCGGCGGTTGCACACGCCATTCAGCGCGCCGAGGGGCTACTCGACTGA
- a CDS encoding RNA-binding S4 domain-containing protein: METSGSVRVDSWLWAVRLAKTRSAATTGCKGGHVRVNGDRAKPAQHVKPGDEVRIKRSGYERIVTVTKPIVKRVSAAVAAECLIDSTPPRPAKTEAPAAVVRDPGTGRPTKRDRRAIEKLRGRI, from the coding sequence ATGGAAACCTCAGGCTCCGTGCGTGTCGACAGCTGGCTCTGGGCCGTTCGACTCGCAAAGACGCGGTCGGCGGCGACAACGGGCTGCAAGGGCGGTCACGTTCGCGTGAACGGCGACCGTGCAAAGCCTGCGCAGCACGTCAAGCCGGGCGATGAAGTTCGCATCAAGCGAAGCGGATACGAACGCATCGTCACCGTGACTAAGCCGATCGTCAAGCGCGTCTCGGCTGCCGTGGCGGCCGAATGCCTGATCGACAGCACTCCCCCACGGCCGGCGAAGACCGAGGCCCCTGCCGCAGTCGTTCGAGATCCAGGAACCGGTCGGCCGACGAAACGAGACCGACGCGCTATCGAGAAGCTCCGCGGCCGAATCTGA
- a CDS encoding SGNH/GDSL hydrolase family protein — protein sequence MPRTDAEHSSRSIRWKIATILACAVVTASIVTGVFATVKPSDSPSVTVAQQDPSSGGSAVLASVRFGDAWSRINDTTTPFVVTVAGDSTGNAPGEWVDRAFHTLAESMSRPLVIHFWNERTHKYDLTSRANGGAGSAPIIVWNGSASGKTPAYSLKHLDQLMPEQPDAVIINHGLNNVRNPDSAAPQIQAFMSAVEARWDEAIGYAVILENPRFDRWKEPFENVVTGITEWAQPLSNVLLINVYDAYLESDNLDQLLFDDRLHPNTAGSQFTADVVLSAIADAAA from the coding sequence ATGCCTCGAACGGATGCCGAACACAGCTCGCGCTCCATTCGTTGGAAGATCGCCACCATTCTCGCGTGCGCCGTCGTGACAGCATCCATAGTCACCGGGGTGTTTGCCACAGTGAAACCATCGGACTCCCCCTCGGTTACCGTGGCCCAGCAAGACCCGAGTTCCGGTGGCTCAGCAGTGCTGGCCTCGGTTCGGTTCGGTGACGCATGGAGCAGAATCAACGACACAACCACTCCGTTCGTCGTTACCGTTGCCGGCGACTCAACCGGCAATGCCCCTGGAGAGTGGGTGGATCGCGCCTTTCACACTCTGGCCGAGTCGATGTCACGCCCTCTCGTCATTCATTTCTGGAATGAGCGCACCCACAAATACGATCTGACGTCTCGCGCTAACGGCGGTGCCGGGAGCGCCCCGATCATCGTGTGGAACGGTTCGGCTTCAGGCAAGACCCCCGCGTACTCACTGAAGCATCTCGACCAGCTCATGCCCGAGCAGCCGGATGCCGTGATCATCAATCACGGTCTCAATAACGTGCGCAACCCTGACAGTGCCGCTCCTCAGATTCAGGCGTTCATGTCCGCAGTCGAAGCTCGGTGGGACGAGGCGATCGGCTATGCGGTGATTTTGGAGAACCCACGATTCGATCGGTGGAAGGAACCGTTCGAGAATGTTGTCACGGGAATCACTGAATGGGCGCAGCCGCTCAGCAATGTGCTGCTCATCAACGTCTACGACGCCTATCTTGAGTCAGACAATCTCGATCAGCTTCTGTTCGACGATCGGCTGCATCCCAACACCGCAGGGTCGCAGTTCACCGCAGACGTCGTTCTCTCGGCGATTGCGGATGCTGCCGCCTAG